The genomic stretch CCATGCGTGACGTAGCTCTGACAGCACCAGCAGTATCTGAGGGTGAGTCCCATCATTAAGTGTGATGGGACACGTGGGCTATCGGGAGGGGCTACCCGCCCTCCCAGGCGAGTTCACGCCCCGGAGAGCGCCCCGATGAACACGTCGTCATCAAACCGGTTCCGGTTCGTCTCCCATCGGCTTGCCTTTCCCCCTTGGTCTGCCTGTCATGATGACCGCCCAACCCAAGGATCAGGTCGCCATCAATCAACTTACGAATCAGGCCCGAGGGGCATGCTCCGGGTAGGGGGAGTCCCGTCGAGTGGTGAGCTTCGATGCGCGATCGAGGGCTGGCTGGCCGCTCCAAGGGCCCGCTCAGGCGTGAGAGGACCCCACGGAGTGGTCCGCGCTAGCCGTCCAGATTGCGCTGACGAGTGAGCGCTAGCGGAAATCGGACGTCCACCGAATTCCTTGCCCATCAAAGAACCCTTCAAATTTGATAGGCAAGAGGGTTTCGGAGCACAATTCCAAATCGCCGAATCGCCTACATCCCAGTCGCCCGTAGGGGACTTGACTTGCAGGGCAGGAGAGATTTGAACTCTCAACCTTCGGTTTTGGAGAGGGCTGAAAACCCGCCCACAACCCCCGGAAATCCTTCGAAACCCCGAATCGCGTGGAATTTGAGCGGTTTCGACCCCCTTTGTGCGGGTCGAATGATGGGCAAAATGATGGGCAAAACTGTGGACGCTGCGGTGGCGGTGGCGGGCTCCGCTGTGCCCACCGCGAAAGCTCATTCACTCATCCCGCCGTCGCCCGAACCTGGCCGAGCTGCAACTCTTCCTCGGCGATCTTCGGCCAGCTCGATACGACCGTTGCGTCACTCAACACCGTCGGCGTTGGCGCCGACCGGCCACGCATACACACAGCGTGCAACAGTCCCTTCCCCGGTCATCCAGCACCACCCCGGACGCCAGCTTCAACGCGTTCCACGACGCGATCAGCATTGCCGCATCAGTTCCAGGTCGCCGCAAAAAGCACCGAATGACTTCTCGACACGAACAAGTCTGAGGCCAGTTGCGGGGTGTTTGCAGCGGTGATCAAGCCCGGAGCGTGATCTCGTGTCGCGGCCGTGGCTGGTAGAGTCAAATCATGACAACCGGCCAGAGCAGCGGCAAACCATGTAGCAAAAAGCCGGATGTCGCTCTCTTGGACTTTGATGGCACGCTTCGCTCGGGCATCGCCATCTTGGATTTCACTGCTCAGCTCATACAGACGTTTGACCTCTCTTCTGTCTATACAAAGATTCAACGCTCAGTCGCCCTATACCAAGATGGTCAGCTCGGATACGATCAACTGACGGTCGATCTACCACGACTCTATGCTGAGGCTTTACGCGGACTCGCCGTTGACGATGTAAAGAATCAGGCCGATGCATTCGTGGCCAGCGATCCGATTGCGAGAGAGAAAGACTCATTCGCGCGTGAACTGACCAAGATGTTGGGTGCCGCAGGACTAGGAATTTTCGTGATTTCTGGCGCACCAGCCGTCGTACTTGAAGCGTTCAGTGGAGTGTTGAGATTCAGTGAATATTACGGCGTTGAAGTAGGGGTGGATGGCTCGAACTACGATGGCCGCCTCATGCTGAATCCGGCCACTCGATCGGCCAAAACTCTGCTAGTCAACCAGCTGGCCGACCGTTGCGTCCCTCGGTTTGGCGCTGGCGACTCTGATGCTGATGCGCCACTACTCGCGTCATCACCGTTGGGCATAGTAGTCGGTATGGAAGCCAAGATTTCGGCCAGCTACGAGACCCTGCGGCTTGCGGAGCAGGGGAGTTGGTCCGCAAGCGACCGCGGGCGGTTAGAACGACTGCTCAAGTTGGTCCTGGGTGGTTCTCTTGGGCGCTGAGAACGTCGTACAGATCCTAGCCGGGGCGGTCGTGGGTGCTGCCCTACAACCGGCCGCGTCTGACTTCTGGGGATGGCTTAGGTCCCGCAAACACGCGATGGCTGGTGTCTGGTGGCAGATCATCCCAAGTGAGCATGGCCGACCGGCGCGCCTTGACCGGGTCGTGGTACGCAGAGGCTCCGGAGTTCAGCTAGTAGGCAGGATCTCGAGGGTCCACCCGACTGAGGAAACAGGCAAGCACTGGTGGTTCAATGGTCATCAAGGTGGGAAGGATCTCGCACTGGCATTCGGGCCGCGCAAGGCGCACCCAGACCAGTCGAGCTTCGGGTCCATTGCCCTGCACGCAGTGCCAATAGCGAGTGGGCGAGAGTGGGTCGGAGCGTACTATCGGCCGGGATCTGATCTTGGGCGCGACCGGATCGACGCGCCCAACTTGGAGGCGATACCAATCCTTTGGACTAGATCGAAGAAGCAGCCTCCAGACTGGCTGGATATGGCCGATAGGATCACTACTCTTGGAGACGAGAGTACATAATGGCAGCCGAACCAGATCCCTACTGTGATCTCATACTGGCAGGCAAGGCGCCGGTGGACGTTGTTCTTGAGGGCCATGAATTGCTTTCCTTCCATCACCCGAGTCCATCGTTCGCTCCAGTGCAGGTTATGATCATACCCAAGAGGCACATTCTGTCTCTGGCCGACCTAGCGGTGAATGAGACGTCGCTGTGTGAAGAACTGCTGCGGACTCTCGCCATGCTGGCAGCCAGGGTCGAAGAGGAGCATGGCCAGGCTCGAGTTGTCACGAATCTGGGAGGTCTTCAGCGTTCCCGCCACATGCATTGGCACATCATCGCTCAAGCTGAGAGGGTCGAGCCTCCGGAGCAACCCCGAAACGAAACAGAACGATTGTGGCGGGAATACTGGCGCTATCGAGAATGGGTCGAC from Candidatus Microthrix parvicella Bio17-1 encodes the following:
- a CDS encoding HAD family hydrolase gives rise to the protein MTTGQSSGKPCSKKPDVALLDFDGTLRSGIAILDFTAQLIQTFDLSSVYTKIQRSVALYQDGQLGYDQLTVDLPRLYAEALRGLAVDDVKNQADAFVASDPIAREKDSFARELTKMLGAAGLGIFVISGAPAVVLEAFSGVLRFSEYYGVEVGVDGSNYDGRLMLNPATRSAKTLLVNQLADRCVPRFGAGDSDADAPLLASSPLGIVVGMEAKISASYETLRLAEQGSWSASDRGRLERLLKLVLGGSLGR
- a CDS encoding HIT domain-containing protein, translating into MAAEPDPYCDLILAGKAPVDVVLEGHELLSFHHPSPSFAPVQVMIIPKRHILSLADLAVNETSLCEELLRTLAMLAARVEEEHGQARVVTNLGGLQRSRHMHWHIIAQAERVEPPEQPRNETERLWREYWRYREWVDSPRE